GGAGCTCGAGGGGAGAAGTGGGAGACCAGAATAGAATACGAAAGTTGCATGTGATGTCCAAAAGGGTGGCAGCCTTCTTCATCAAGCATCCGACACTCCATTATTGACTTTGGACATGGCTTTCCTCCACTGCGCTGACATAAAAACTCCAGTGGTTGCTTGAGAAAGCACAAAATCTTCGAGTGATCCTAGAACCACTTGATGAAGAATTAATTTAGGCTCAGTACCATCTTCCACTGCATGCATGAAATGCCCTGCTAGCTCTGCTGCAGCAAGATAAATGTTGCTTGGAAAGCTCTTCTTCTCCATGTTCTAAGATTCAACTATACACGTAAACAAATGACCTTATTTTGTTGTTACCCTCCGAAAGAAATCTCTATACTCCTTCTTTCCGGGAGAAGTAAACGTGGAAGGCGTGTGTTGTGTACTGTTAGGGCTACCGCAAGATCATCACTTGCATGCTGTTCGAGAACGAGAGGTTGCTGCAACAAGCCATCGCCGAGGAATGGTAGTTGGTAGCAACCGGTAAGTGGCGCTGCATCATCTCTCCGTTTCagtaatgaatgaatgaatgaagtcCTATCCGAGAGAGAATACGGATCGATTCTGGTTTGTCATTTGTGTGATTCCCAGCTAATCTGATATCTCGAAAAGAAGCACAATAATAAGAAGCTAGTGTCTCTTTCTACAGGAGGCCTACGAGAGCAAAAGAAATGAACTTTTGACGACTGGAAAGTCGTGAATTGTACTTTGGAATCTCCCGAGATGTGAGAAAAAAGATGATGGGATTTCACCCAGCTTCCTTGGATGAGAAGGATTGACTACAATGATTCCCTCGCAATGTTTACAGACACCTCTCTGTTGTTTATAGCTAATGGCAGGCATTACTTTGGTAGATCTCAGAGGATGGATTAAAGGGAAGCCCGCCACATGCTCAACGTCATTTCGCACATGGCATGCACAGAACAGTGAGGAGGAAGCGTAAACACTATTCTACTCATAGTTACTAGGCGTTGCAGTAGGAAGACATTTATCCCCATATCCGCTTAAACATCACTTAGCTCTTTGGATTAAAGATAAGACTGGGCAGAGGATGGAATCTCATGGAAGCAAGAGGCAGGTGGCTGGGGATGAGCAGTAGTGGTTAGGTGATCCGTACCTTATCATTTCCAGTGACTCTCTTACACCTTCCAGTAGTAGTAGATTCCTTTTATTATTACCTCTAATTGGCATTTATTTGGTCACTTTTGATTCTTTCTTCGTGAGAGTTTGAAGCCATCAGTCATCATAGTAATTAAGTGACAAGAATAATTGCATGGGATGAGCCATGTTACCACCCTTTCCTCTCCATTTATCATCCAAACCTTACTAGCAAAAgctgatttctttctttctttctttcttttcttttagtgaGTGTCAAGCTTCCACGGAACATGTTGGCTCAACAAAAAACACATAGGTACATCCAAAAACACTGGTGGAACAGGTTGGGTATTCCCATGCTGACCAAAATATCAGCATAGGATGCCTCCTAATGATCCTCCCCGGTGATGGTGATAGTTGTGGTGGTTGTCTTGTCTACACCACCCTCAGCAGCTACCATTAAATATGTACCCAACCTTTCTTCTACACGATTAATGGTAGCTAGTATCAACACGTTTGTTCCTTATGATCTAGTAGTCACCTCAGTTTACACCAATATACACAAAAAAAAACCAAGTCCAAGAAGACGAGGTTAGTGTGCGTCCATATATTTCTTCCATTCGGATGACCTTTTTCTTGTGTTTAGTGCCACATATCCTGATAGGTACCAAACAAGTATCGAAACCCTGCAAGATTTATATGTAATGGCACTTTGTTGCTACACAAAATATGAACTATTGTATGGCCATGGAGACTGTGACGGTGATCACAATACCCCAAATCCAAATATAAACGATGGCCATGTGTAGGTGGATGGAACCAGTCGTCGACTACCGTAGCCATTGCTTCGGTTAAGCATGTCTCGATGAAAGGAAACACACAAATGCAGTTCTTTATGGGTAATAAGTAATGTACAAGATAACATATATCCCTTACCTAATTCTGATTCCTGCTCCCACTAAACAAAAAAGCTCTCACTACTTCCAAGGGAGAGAGAAATTGCAGCAAGAGAGAACTTGGTACCAAAAAAATGCAAGGAAAAGAGATAAAGCAACCCTCCTAATAATAGCTTGAGACAGTAGGGGTCACATATATTATAAGATAATCCCTGAAGAACTTTTTTTTAAGTGTGATATTTGGAATTGACATTGCTTCATTGTTCAGCTCGTATGTCTTCTAGCTGTTCTCCTTTTTTGATTTGTTGGGACGTCAGCCACCATATCGTCGAAACAGTGGAAGAGTAATCACAGACATCAATGGAAGCACTTCCATTAGGACGAGGGAAGTCCTTCGTACGTGCAATTTAGCTGAGGGCCCAATCCATTGGGTGGCCCAATTAACGAAGGCAGCACGGGGCCCACATGGTCTGCCTACGATCCGCCACGTAAGATTTTTGCATTATGCGTCTCGACCGAGGACCAGAAAGGAAATAAAGATTCCAAAGGTGCCACGTGCCAGTTCCTTATTAGCGGCGCCAAGATGGAAACGCTGCTCGCATCGTCGAGCGTCCGCCTTCGAGCCCTCCTCCCGCGCTCCTGCTCTCGCCGCGTTCCCACAGTTCGGAAGCGGACCCTCCGACACACTCCTCCTCCGAGGAGGAGGAACATGAGCGCCTCCGCCGACGCAGCGGCGGTCACCGCCGGAGTCCCCGCGCCTTCCCCACCGGGAAGCGGCGGAGACAATGCACCTGGTGCCGACGTCGTCGTGCAGTACGTGGTCCTCCGGCGCGACCTGATCGACAGTTGGCCGCTCGGGAGCGTCGTCACCCAGGGCTGCCATGCCTCGGTGGCCGCCGTCTGGAACTACCGCCACCACCCCGACGTCCTCGCCTACTGCTCCGACCACAACCTCGACTCCATGCACAAGGTCTGTTCGATCAAATGCCTCTGTTAGCCTTTTCTTTAAAATGTCCAGGTCTTATGCTTGGTTTATTAGGTGACACTGGAGGTGAAGGGTGAAACGCAGTTGAGGAACCTGTCGGACAAGCTCAAGACGGGAGGGATCGATCATAAGCTGTGGGTGGAGCTGCCGGAGGACTTCCCCACATGCCTCGCAACCAGGCCCTATCCAAAGTCTCAGGTTGCCTCTTTCTTTAAGAAGCTAAAGCTCTGCAAGTAAGCAGTAAAGCAGTCAAAATAATGCCACCAGGTGTTCGATCTAATGCCATCAATTGTTCGATTGGTGTCTTTAACTGCTATTCCTCTTCAAACTGAAACGATTTGTGAGGTCTTCAATAAATGCATCCAACATTAGTATCTAAAGAAGATactctataattttaaaaaaaaattaaagaaaaaaaatataaatattgtttTTGTATGTGAGAGGATATACAAAGTGATTGATTGATGTCATAtcgtgaaaattttaatttatctaCGTGAATATAAACGAGATTTATTAAACCATATTAAATCTTACACTACTTTTCGAtgtgttcttttattttttgaaattcttCTATCCCTCTCCAACACGTTACCGTTATCATCATTGCCTTCACAAAGAAGAATAATAAGAATAGCACAATCCTTATATCACAACACATACATGATATGGATACTCTCATCACAGTGGCACGAGCACGTGGCACGAGCACGTCacgtgttagtgtaaacaactttatgccgtggtcTTGGGGCCAACACAGCTTGATTGgggtccgaatgacggggatctTGTGCGGCGTTCCTCGAGACCGTCGAGGTGGCCGATTACGGTGGTCCGGTCGGGACGTTGCGTCGGGAGGGAAGCTTttccgcagcgccgggaagaagCAACCCCGTccttgcacctgcacacaggtcgggtcggaagctcggcccgacccctccgacgatcaagttagtgacggGAAGTGGTCTCCAAATGTAGAAGGGTTTTTTTGTGTCCTCCCCCTTattgtttagaactcgggggtatttatagggaagtttagtgttacctgatgtgtctGCCCGCGGGAGAGGGAtcgtatctctgatggcgtctgacattgcggtTGGCGTTGCGTGAAGAATCGAACTGCCGCAAGgcatgggcgagcctcggtcgtcgTTTTCCTCTGCCTCGGCCCAGCATgttgggtcagacaacgatgaagtcgtcgcctgagagcgggtgacgtcagtGCACATCGCGTTAGCATTATTGTCCTCTTTGGGGCAGAGTATTGTCCGGACGTGACTGACGTCATGACGCATcatatcgccattattaccctcatcatcacGCATAACATAGAACAGATGGGGACTACTGATATGATCCAGAACGAAGAAGGAAAATGACATCACCCGAGGAAGATATCGAGGTACTGTATCGCGTACATCGCAATACGTTTGGTGGAAGAGATAAGACCGTGCACAAAAGCTGTCATCCACCGAGGGGTTCTTATAGCTTTTCTCTTTTATACTTTTTTTCTCCTGCACGGACTTCAGCATTACCATTGGAACATAAGTAGCCATTGCTATCACACCGTCCAATGATATATACTGCTGTTATACTGTGGTGACTTTGGTTGCTGTCGATCGTAATGTAGTGATATGGAATTTCATGTGTGATGTCCACATATTTTATTTCCTATGCACTTGTATTGCAGCTCCCAAAATGATCATCTAATCTTACATAACCTTACATTTACTCatggaaaagaaagagagaaaaaaaaaagagagtaatAGGACAGTGGACTGAGTTTTGTGTTCTTAGCTTTAATCTCGATGGTCCAACATCAATGTGTTCTTGAGGTCATTTAACAATCTGGCTGTAGATGACGACACACAGCTTTAGTTCCAAGGATTAACATAGCAGCAACCTTGAGCGTTAAAGATCAACTGCAGGCAGATGTTGTAAGCACCATGAGAGTTAAGATATTGTGTTCTCCCccaaagagaaagaagaacatCGAAACAGACCCCCATTCCactgacacacacacacagaggaaAGCCGAAATAGCTTTGAGAGCCGAGTCAAAGATCGAGTTACAAGGTGAGATTTTAGGGAACGCCAAGTGCTGAAGTTTCGATTTTTACATGAAAGATGGGATCTTGAGACCAGAGTGGAGCTATAATCCATCAAGGATAGGTGACGAGACGCCGGGAACAGTGGGTGCAGGAGTACTTCGTCGTGGTCTTGAGGCACACGGGAAGGCAGCAAAGCCGCAGCGACTTCTCCACGTCCGTCGCCATCACGACGCCGCCGCAGTAGGGGCAGCTCCCCGGCGCCTTGTGGGTCCCCAgcgccttctcctcctccccgcACCCGAACACCAAGCACATCTctcttcctccctcttcttctccttcggcTCGCTGCTGCTGTTGTGTTCTTCGGTTTGCCCATAAATAGAGGAGTACTCACCGTTGCTGTCACATACGATTCGCGTGCACAAAATCCATGTCCTTTTCATGTAAGATTAACTATCATTCTGAGGGTTGTTCttcgttatcatcatcatcatcatcatcatatataggtatatatattatatataatttagtgGGGTGACTCTTGTGCTCTATCCAATGTAAAGACACTTTAGGCGGACCATTTTCTAGCTAGACACTGTGATAGCCTTCGTCGGTAATCATGTATCTGGTGCAAAAGCCTTCCGCATTGAACAAAGCACCGAAAAGGTTAGAACATAGCAATGACATGTTCACGTCGGAGAGAAGCTTTCACTGGCTTGACGTGCTGGTCTCTGTCACACCACCTTTCGTTTCAAGGGTTTCCAACTTTATCATTGTTTTGGTCAACGTACAgtcttattatatttattttgatacctaCTTATTCTAGACAAAGTCGCATCGGCATATTTGATAGGGTATATTCAATCATAATCACGTCCAAATTGACGTGGAGCCTCACGTGACACAAGCACGTTGATATAACACCTCGGACCCTCATGAGATAACGGACCATACTCGTATTGTTCGGGGTCGTACGAGACAACATCGTATAGTATAGAACCATCCAAAAACGTGTGAAACGTCACCGCACGACACAAAACTGTATAAGTCAACCGTTTGAAGCCTCGACAGTTATTAATGGATCGTGTACGATTGACTCTCAATCGTAAATATATAGACCGACCCCTTGACCAACGTTAGGAGATGAACCTCAGGCACTAAAAACATCATCAATTCCTCATACTGACTTGAGCTTCAAAGGGATTGAAGCGAGAATCCCTCTTCTGACTAGCCCAACATGTTCCCACCCGACCTAGCACCGACCTGCTCGcttcaagaaaagaaaacacgTGGGCGACCTTGTGTTCTCGATATCGATCGGAGCCGTGATACCTCCCCCACGGCTTGAAGTTGCACAATAATATTCGTGTAAGAGAACACGTTGCAAGTTATGCATCAAATGTGTCTGCTTGCATTGGAATTATACAGAGATTAGGATTATACGCATTCTAATATGGACCATCATTCATCGACGCATTCCCTTTCGGTAGATGCAGCAGTCCAAATACTGGATCAGAGACCTGCCTCGCACGTGGGAGGTAAGATCCACTTACGACCGTACGTAGTAGCAGTCATGTTGCGCCCATCACGTGACGCCAACACGCCACCTACTCCCACGGCCGCCGTCGGTTTCACGCGAGGTAGCCGTATCGCGAGCAGCAGCAGGTTGGTGGTGGGCTTGCCCGAGGAGGCCGACGACGGACCGCATCTCGGCTCACGTGACTCCGACGCGTCACTTGCTCCTGTCCGTGTTTCCACGGAAGGGCGGACGAGCCGCCGTACCTGCTCCGCTGCAGCCGTCCGTACGCCTGACGCCatcgtggtggtggtggaggaggaggtcccCCCAAGGCGTGCCAACTGCAGGCCCTGACACACCCGACTCGGGTGCAGCGCCCAAGTGCTGGCCACGCCCATTTTAGCCTCGCACGTGTGGACCGCGTCGTTGGAGGTCACAGCGTCCTGCAATTGTAGCATCATAGAGTGATACCATGACTAGAAATATGTATGTTCCAACtgattaaaacaaaacaaaatcagCCTGCTTGGAATGAGTCATGGGTTGCAGaagaaaaatcaataatatggTTGTCAAGGTTGCAGATGATAGAACATGATGTGCACAACTCAGTAGAAATTCCTCGGTGAGTAAAGCCCCACATGGTGTTATGTGGTTTCTTCAAAGAACCTACAGATCTTTTGTGTTACCCATGTACAACTCTACACTCATCCACCAAGGGTTGGATGCTCCCAAAAAGTCTGGATAGAGTTAGGCCAATCATCAAGAGGTGGGTGAATAGTTCCTGGTGGATGGAGGGGGTTTCATCTGGACATGCTACTGCTTCCACTATTTCAAATTGCAACTTACCAGCTTATACAATAAAATGATATATACAATTGAATCTTTCAAAAAAACCAAAAGATAATAGAAAAGAGAAGCATAATAAAAATGAGAAGCAACCAAATGTTTGGTGGTCTATGTGACAATGTGTATTAAGGACCATGAAAAGCACAGTTATAAGCTCAAGTTAGGTCTCAGGCGAGGCCATGCTTACTCTCAAAAATAGTCAGATTTTTACCTCATCAGCTGAAACACTACACTACAGGTCTTACTATGTTTCAACCATTTCGGCCAAAGTTAATAATAGCTGACTGGTTTAAACATTTGCCCAACCCTTTAATAAATGGGGAAATTAGCAAGCAAGATATGCAAACAGCTTCGTCTAACATGCATGCCAACATTGGCATACATCTCCAAACCCCATTTTCACCTATATGATTCATATTTTTTCCAAAAATCCAAGGAAAATAAAAAAGTTCATCAAGGCTTCCTTGAGCTTTTCCTACATCTCATCATAACTGTCTTCAAGAAGTCCCAAAATAGACCCACTTGTGATTGTGTACACACATCTGGTACAAATGCACAAAAAATTAGCTCGAGTTCTGGACAAGGCATCATATTGAACCCTCCAATGAGCTACAGAACTTGTGCTAACTACATAAGCTAAGTGGGTCAAATGAACATATAACACCACCACTCtctttttctcatatttttctcaaATCTATCAAATCCTTGTATACCCCGGTATCGTTGgcacaatttatttatttatacctaTAGGAGTCATGTTATAATTCCTTAAAACAACATATCATaatatatcattcgatattattTTCTGTAGCATATAatgcataaaaaaagaaaaatttcttcaaccAAAATTATAGAAAGTATACAAATCATCGAATCATGTGCTATAAACAAgatgatatcaaaaataaaacaacaaTTAAAGCTTAGCGCACATGCACCAAAGGAAATCTTCAATCAGGTTAATGAACAAAAGAAAACAACTCACCTCTCTCTAGCCTTCTCAAATTCATCTTTTAGACCCATTACGTATAGTGCATGGAGAGAGTCCACAAGGGTTGCTCCAAGACCACAAAAACTATTCACACCACTCTTTGATTGCGACCGGTCATAGAGGGAAAGACATCACGTAATTACAATTGAATCTTAAGATTGAAAAGCCAAGAAAAGAAGTTAgttcataaataaaaatgaaaCTATAGCCTTGAGAGGCTATTGTATTCAAAACAAACCAGAAAGAAGCGTAGTCGCCTTAACCTTTTCTCTGCGTTGATTGTTAACAAGATCAAATTCATCGATAAGTTTGTCATTTGTACCAGAGGAAACTTCGCCCCGCATGACCACCACCCCTCTACTTTCTGTAGCCACAGGGAAACATCAGTAGAGCAACCTTCAAACATCACTAAACTAAAGGAACGATAGACGAATACATAAACATTGAATTTTACATGATCGTGCAATCGGTCCTCTTAAATCTTGAAATGTGTTTCTGGTAGAGGAGTTCACACATTGCAAAGGAGCCACTTTATCAATTTATTGAactgaaatcatgccttttgcatCCCCAAATAACATGTTCTCCAATTTTCAAGACGATGGTTGCAATGCTTACCAGAAAAGTTAAGGGGCTCTCCAGTTCCAACCAACATAGAAGAAATGATGGCTCCACAGACAGACCATTCTTGTtccagccttttttttttttgttctcattAAAGGTAAAGAAATCTGGTGTGTAGGTTTTTATAGGCAAGCATGTTGGAATTTTAagggtcacacatgtataattaaatgtgttaagccattattttgattagccaaaattaaagtgatccaattaaaggaaagttatttggctaagggacataattgttatgaaaattaattgtgtggataccatcatgttcctaacttaatgacgagataagttaggaatatgaaactcttgaggcataattgcagattcatcaattatgaatacaatcataattgtagattcatcagttatgactataaataaggttatggtccccggttgcagtatcgaatgaagtttctcttcacccgtcaaggagaaatctaaagttcaaaaggtactctgcaattggaagaccaaatcaccaatcaattcagaaaatactctaatggattcatcaggtacgcttccgtgttaatatgtttatcaattattgtaggatttcatacatattatagtagattaaataagttttatggaaacattcttaatccattattttggatctattcggttttgattctataaaacaattatttgatccatatttgatatgttaaaaagaaccccaacaaatggtatcagagccatcctacaatgattgatgaacatttaagcttattttctcatatattttaatgatgttttcatcaatattttgaagtgatttggttctattatcgttggaaaagatgatagttttatgtaatcatgctattttgaagtgatttggttctatcgttggaaaagattatggttttatgtaatcatgctacaGCATGCTTCACATTCAATTCAATGCCTTTTTCTGATATGATATCAGTTTAATTTTGGATTATCTTTTCCACTTCGTGTCTTTTCCTATTCATCAATATGCAAAAAATTCATTTTTGCACTACAAGGAATAAATTTTCCAAAttctttttggattttatctaattaatatgaatttaattaattagatattgttgcaatattatgttggtttaataatattgttgcaatattatgttggattaaacatagtattggttctataaagttgtttgttgacataaattgaatgatttacatgttttaaatattttagtcaacaaattaagatcaagccaatttgactaatatggtctaaattcaattagtgattgtttaatattagattgagtaatttaatatatgaagtcgccaaagtgacctctcatatataacatttctcatgaaaatattaaatgtagtgcGTATTTACATCCATGCGGTAATTATCCGGCCCAAAGGAAGGTTAATGACTGGCAGGATTTTATACATACTTATAATGGTAAATACgtgataattataaagtgatacatgtaaatgataaatcaatccaaagatgggtttttcatttgacatgccttattatcagtatttgatcattacaacaagactaccactagcaattaatattgaaatccaaagacaagatattaatgttgcacttggtatcttgagatgggttaaatcattatttaaatttacttaagtttatggtaaTAAATATGAGCATAATTTCTGATTATCTGTTGTTCTCTTATTTAGGTTCTCTTATAAAATTATCTGCTAACCTCAATTCAGTACTGGTTTTAAACGAAACCAACTttaagggcaagaaaagaaaatacaaatatgGAAAGAATGTGGCTGATAAGGACCCagtacagaagaaacaaaataatgatgatacttgtttcttctgcaagaaatctgggcatttaaagaaggactgtgcTAAATATCATACTTGGCATGCTAAAAAGGGAATATTCCTTACTTTGGTTTGTTCAGAAATCAATTTAACTTCAGTACCTAGAAACATTTGGT
The DNA window shown above is from Musa acuminata AAA Group cultivar baxijiao chromosome BXJ2-4, Cavendish_Baxijiao_AAA, whole genome shotgun sequence and carries:
- the LOC135609165 gene encoding uncharacterized protein LOC135609165, whose protein sequence is METLLASSSVRLRALLPRSCSRRVPTVRKRTLRHTPPPRRRNMSASADAAAVTAGVPAPSPPGSGGDNAPGADVVVQYVVLRRDLIDSWPLGSVVTQGCHASVAAVWNYRHHPDVLAYCSDHNLDSMHKVTLEVKGETQLRNLSDKLKTGGIDHKLWVELPEDFPTCLATRPYPKSQVASFFKKLKLCK